Proteins from one bacterium genomic window:
- the tsaD gene encoding tRNA (adenosine(37)-N6)-threonylcarbamoyltransferase complex transferase subunit TsaD, producing MKYQTPLTNQIIEIGNASQADQIILAVESSCDETAAAVIRNGREILSNVVASQIDTHKKYGGVVPEVAARMHLESIVPVIEEATEKAGIDIKKDITAFAATVGPGLVGALLVGLNAAKTMSVVHDKPFIGVNHLNGHVCANYLESEFSPPFICLLVSGGHTQLIKVSSYEEQELLGETLDDAVGEAYDKVARLLGLPYPGGPYLDKLAHEGDKKRFKFTEAKVSEYDFSFSGLKSAVLRVCNQFSPKDLPKADVAASFQETVSEILLKKTLKAANNNGIKKIALAGGVAANSEIRRKFFDLQNYQSSQKLEVHAPEFKYCTDNAAMVASAAYFQSNTMQNLDVEVFSRVK from the coding sequence ATGAAATACCAAACCCCTCTAACAAACCAAATTATAGAAATAGGCAATGCTTCGCAGGCAGATCAGATAATTTTAGCCGTGGAATCAAGCTGTGACGAAACAGCCGCTGCGGTAATCCGCAACGGCAGGGAAATACTCTCTAATGTCGTAGCTTCACAGATCGATACACATAAAAAATACGGTGGAGTTGTGCCGGAAGTCGCCGCAAGGATGCACCTTGAAAGCATAGTTCCCGTAATCGAAGAAGCAACAGAAAAAGCTGGAATTGATATAAAAAAAGACATAACAGCTTTTGCGGCAACAGTGGGACCAGGGCTTGTCGGCGCTTTACTGGTGGGGTTGAACGCGGCAAAAACCATGAGTGTGGTTCATGATAAACCTTTTATAGGAGTTAATCATCTTAATGGACACGTCTGTGCAAATTATCTGGAAAGCGAATTTTCTCCTCCTTTTATTTGCCTTCTTGTTAGCGGAGGACACACACAATTAATAAAAGTATCATCATACGAAGAGCAGGAACTTCTCGGAGAAACCCTTGATGATGCGGTGGGAGAAGCTTATGATAAAGTTGCAAGACTTTTGGGGCTGCCTTATCCGGGTGGACCTTATCTGGACAAACTTGCACATGAGGGCGATAAAAAAAGATTTAAATTCACCGAAGCAAAAGTTTCTGAATATGATTTCAGTTTTAGCGGCTTAAAATCAGCTGTTTTAAGAGTTTGCAATCAATTTTCTCCGAAAGATTTGCCTAAAGCAGATGTTGCGGCAAGTTTTCAAGAAACTGTTTCGGAAATTTTACTAAAAAAGACTCTCAAAGCCGCTAATAATAACGGAATTAAAAAAATTGCGCTTGCAGGCGGAGTTGCGGCAAATTCTGAAATCAGACGAAAATTCTTTGACCTGCAAAACTACCAATCAAGCCAAAAATTAGAAGTTCATGCACCTGAATTTAAATACTGCACAGACAATGCAGCTATGGTAGCAAGCGCGGCTTATTTTCAATCAAATACAATGCAAAACCTTGATGTTGAAGTATTTTCAAGAGTTAAATAA
- a CDS encoding PfkB family carbohydrate kinase gives MSVVNKEKLKNIIQNLSKVSVLVIGDFALDEMIYGNSHRISREAPVLILKHSHTKTLLGAASNAAHNISTLNSGKVSALGVKGNDYYGSILDQTLQEANIDISPIIVDESRVTTTKTRISGSSAQSVTQQIIRIDRESCEPLSKEIEDKVIEKIRQLTPHFDGILLSDYGIGMITRKIIDTAIETAKKYNKFIAVDAQEDLSRFKNATIITPNQPDAEKTIGYKITNQETLLRAGSDLLEKTSSDMVLLTRGGEGMVLFESNGNITGIPAFNKTEVFDVTGAGDTVVASVILALCAGAKGAEASVIGNLAASIVVRHFGAATTTIKELTETIENINLEHIQELHSKV, from the coding sequence ATGTCTGTAGTAAATAAAGAAAAGCTTAAAAACATTATACAAAATTTAAGTAAAGTAAGCGTACTCGTAATAGGGGATTTTGCTCTTGATGAAATGATTTATGGCAACAGCCACAGAATTTCAAGAGAAGCACCTGTTTTGATTTTAAAACACAGCCACACAAAAACATTGCTTGGTGCTGCTTCCAACGCAGCTCACAATATTTCAACATTAAATTCGGGAAAAGTCTCTGCACTCGGCGTAAAAGGAAACGATTATTACGGGTCAATTCTTGATCAAACACTTCAAGAGGCTAATATTGATATATCACCGATTATTGTTGATGAATCAAGAGTAACAACAACAAAAACAAGGATTTCAGGATCATCTGCCCAGTCTGTAACACAGCAAATAATAAGAATAGACCGAGAATCCTGTGAACCGCTAAGCAAAGAAATTGAAGACAAAGTCATCGAAAAAATTCGTCAACTTACACCGCATTTTGACGGAATACTGCTTTCTGACTATGGAATTGGAATGATAACTCGAAAAATAATTGATACAGCAATAGAAACAGCAAAAAAATATAACAAATTTATAGCAGTAGACGCGCAGGAAGATCTCAGCCGATTCAAAAACGCGACAATAATTACCCCAAACCAGCCTGACGCTGAAAAAACAATAGGCTACAAAATAACAAATCAGGAAACTCTTTTAAGAGCAGGGTCTGACCTTCTTGAAAAAACTTCTTCGGATATGGTTCTTTTAACCAGAGGCGGAGAAGGCATGGTTCTTTTTGAGTCAAACGGAAACATAACAGGCATTCCTGCCTTCAACAAGACAGAAGTTTTTGACGTTACAGGCGCAGGTGATACTGTTGTAGCAAGCGTAATACTTGCTCTTTGTGCAGGGGCAAAAGGAGCCGAAGCATCTGTAATAGGAAATCTTGCGGCAAGCATTGTAGTAAGGCATTTTGGTGCTGCTACAACAACCATAAAAGAACTTACTGAAACGATAGAAAACATTAATCTGGAGCATATTCAGGAATTACATTCAAAAGTTTAA
- a CDS encoding site-specific DNA-methyltransferase, whose product MKTIPDGSIDLVITSPPYNLKNSTGNGMKCGNGGKWANAALINGYSEHGDCMPHEEYVEWQRACLAEMYRIIPDNGAIFYNHKWRVQAGLLQDRQDIVSGFPVRQIIIWRRKGGINFNPGYFLPTYEVIYMIAKPDFRLSSKANAYGDVWEFNQELKNPHPAPFPVQLIDRIISSTNVKTILDPFMGSGTTAIAALNLNRQYVGIEISKDYIELANQRIKDNTIQLKIL is encoded by the coding sequence ATGAAAACAATACCTGATGGCAGTATTGATTTGGTTATTACTAGTCCCCCATACAATTTAAAAAACTCTACAGGCAATGGAATGAAATGTGGAAATGGTGGTAAATGGGCAAATGCGGCTCTTATAAACGGTTATAGCGAACATGGCGACTGCATGCCTCATGAAGAATATGTTGAATGGCAAAGAGCTTGTTTAGCAGAAATGTATAGAATAATTCCTGACAATGGAGCTATTTTTTACAATCATAAATGGCGGGTACAGGCAGGTTTATTGCAAGATAGACAGGACATAGTTTCGGGTTTTCCAGTTCGTCAAATAATAATCTGGAGAAGAAAAGGCGGAATTAATTTTAATCCCGGCTATTTTTTACCCACTTATGAAGTTATCTATATGATTGCAAAACCTGATTTTAGGCTTTCTTCAAAAGCAAATGCTTATGGAGATGTTTGGGAATTTAATCAGGAACTTAAAAATCCTCATCCGGCACCATTCCCTGTACAATTAATAGATAGGATAATATCATCCACTAACGTAAAAACAATTTTAGACCCGTTTATGGGTTCTGGCACAACGGCAATAGCCGCTTTAAATTTAAACAGGCAATATGTAGGCATAGAAATCAGCAAAGATTATATAGAACTGGCAAATCAACGGATAAAAGATAATACTATTCAATTGAAAATTTTATAG
- a CDS encoding phosphoribosyltransferase family protein, with protein sequence MFDLLIKLKSLLDWIYYKRCYFCGKLSYSEVMCEECYKKIKINPPRQYKSFNNIEIFSVSPYKNEMQKLIRGIKYHNKKDFAPYAAQILFDFWQNTTYAQTSFEIIPMPSHIKRLKQRKYNHIEIIAAEFSKLTGYSVNTELISRVKDTVPQYKLNRTQRLENLKDAFCVNKEKYTGANLLLLDDICTTGVTLQEMIKVLNKAGVNKICALVLSNPE encoded by the coding sequence ATGTTTGATTTGCTAATAAAACTTAAATCCTTGCTGGACTGGATTTATTATAAAAGATGCTATTTTTGCGGAAAATTATCGTATTCAGAGGTAATGTGCGAAGAATGCTATAAAAAAATTAAAATTAATCCGCCAAGACAATATAAATCATTTAATAATATCGAAATATTTTCTGTATCACCATACAAAAACGAAATGCAAAAGCTGATTAGAGGCATAAAATACCATAATAAGAAAGACTTTGCTCCTTATGCCGCACAAATTCTTTTTGATTTCTGGCAAAATACAACTTATGCGCAAACAAGTTTCGAGATAATTCCGATGCCTTCGCACATAAAAAGGTTAAAACAAAGAAAATACAACCATATCGAGATAATTGCCGCTGAGTTTTCAAAATTAACAGGCTATTCTGTAAACACAGAGCTTATTTCTCGTGTAAAGGATACAGTTCCTCAATACAAATTAAACAGAACTCAAAGATTAGAGAATTTAAAAGACGCTTTTTGCGTTAATAAAGAAAAATACACAGGCGCAAATCTGCTTTTGCTCGATGATATTTGCACAACAGGTGTAACTTTGCAGGAAATGATAAAGGTTTTGAACAAAGCAGGTGTAAACAAAATTTGCGCTCTGGTGCTTTCAAATCCCGAGTAA
- a CDS encoding MvaI/BcnI family restriction endonuclease, whose product MCKEIFTKEILIEKLKAIRNMGWIECGRHGNCGGVGNTLEDLLGIEENNLPIPNAAEWELKCQRSNTNSLVTLFHTEPSPMALKFVPCILLPKYGWEHKEAGKKYPKEEMSFRQTISCNARSDRGFKVVVDRVDQKILISFDANAITEKHTEWLKSVKKRVGLKELSPQPYWGFQDLYHKAGTKLHNCFFVGANVKKIEGKEFFKYEKIMKLSGFSLEGFINSIEKGDILVDFDARTGHNHGTKFRFRNNKLADLYEYVEEI is encoded by the coding sequence ATGTGCAAAGAAATATTCACAAAAGAAATATTAATAGAAAAATTAAAAGCAATTAGAAATATGGGTTGGATTGAATGTGGCAGACATGGAAATTGTGGTGGAGTTGGAAATACACTTGAAGATTTATTAGGCATAGAAGAAAATAATTTGCCTATACCCAACGCAGCAGAATGGGAATTAAAATGTCAAAGAAGTAATACAAACTCACTTGTTACACTCTTTCACACAGAGCCTTCGCCTATGGCACTAAAATTTGTTCCTTGTATTTTATTGCCAAAATATGGATGGGAACACAAAGAAGCAGGGAAAAAATACCCAAAAGAAGAAATGAGTTTCAGACAAACAATCTCTTGTAATGCGAGAAGTGATAGAGGATTTAAAGTCGTTGTTGATAGAGTAGACCAAAAGATTTTAATATCATTTGATGCAAATGCGATTACAGAAAAACATACTGAATGGCTTAAGTCCGTAAAGAAAAGGGTAGGATTAAAAGAATTATCACCTCAACCTTATTGGGGCTTTCAGGACTTATATCACAAAGCAGGAACAAAGTTACATAATTGCTTTTTCGTGGGAGCTAATGTAAAAAAAATAGAAGGCAAAGAGTTTTTTAAATATGAAAAAATTATGAAACTTTCTGGTTTTTCATTAGAAGGTTTTATTAATTCAATAGAAAAAGGTGACATTTTAGTGGATTTTGACGCAAGAACAGGACACAATCATGGTACTAAATTCAGATTTAGAAATAATAAATTAGCTGATTTATATGAATATGTTGAAGAAATATAA